In the genome of cyanobacterium endosymbiont of Braarudosphaera bigelowii, one region contains:
- the rpsG gene encoding 30S ribosomal protein S7 yields the protein MSRRGNIKRKPVPPDPVYSSCLLNMTIRRVMKSGKKSVAAGIVYDAMKVIGERTGKEPLEVFEQAIKNLTPLVEVKARRVGGATYQVPMEVRPSRGTTLALRWLIRYSRIRGGRTMAGKLASEIMDAANETGAAMKKRDETHRMADANKAFAHYRY from the coding sequence ATGTCCCGTCGAGGAAATATTAAAAGGAAACCAGTACCTCCTGATCCAGTATATAGTAGTTGTTTACTTAATATGACTATTCGTCGAGTAATGAAAAGCGGTAAAAAATCTGTCGCTGCAGGCATTGTATATGATGCTATGAAAGTAATTGGAGAACGAACTGGTAAAGAACCTCTAGAAGTTTTTGAACAGGCGATAAAAAATCTAACACCACTAGTAGAAGTTAAGGCCCGACGTGTTGGAGGGGCAACCTATCAGGTACCTATGGAAGTTCGCCCTTCTAGAGGCACAACTTTAGCTTTAAGATGGTTGATTCGATACTCTAGAATTAGGGGCGGCCGTACTATGGCTGGCAAATTGGCCAGTGAAATTATGGATGCTGCTAATGAAACAGGTGCAGCAATGAAAAAACGTGATGAAACTCATCGTATGGCTGATGCGAACAAAGCCTTCGCACATTATCGTTATTAA
- a CDS encoding NnrU family protein yields the protein MELTAWLTTSHLIMLGLLLVFSVFHSGLAALRTWGEAKIGVRFYRIFFVLVNLPIAIFLIVYFFYHRYDGLILWQFQEFLAVKVVVWLLSAISFFFLYPSTFNLLEIAAINEPKVHLHKTGILRVCRHPQMVGQVIWCIAHTLWIGSSFTVMTSLILITYHLFAIWHGDYRLEKLYGEQFIYAKQRTSIVPFLAILDGRQTLLLNEFLRPAYVGVFGFILLIWFCHLQLF from the coding sequence ATGGAATTAACCGCTTGGCTAACAACAAGTCATTTAATTATGTTGGGATTATTATTGGTATTTAGTGTTTTTCACAGTGGTTTAGCAGCCTTAAGAACATGGGGAGAAGCTAAAATTGGAGTAAGATTTTACAGAATTTTTTTTGTTTTAGTAAATCTTCCTATAGCTATCTTTCTAATTGTTTACTTCTTCTACCACCGTTATGATGGCTTGATTTTATGGCAATTTCAAGAATTTTTAGCAGTTAAGGTTGTAGTTTGGTTACTTTCTGCAATATCATTTTTTTTCTTATATCCATCTACTTTTAATCTTTTAGAAATTGCTGCTATTAATGAACCTAAAGTACATTTACATAAAACAGGGATACTGAGAGTTTGTCGTCATCCTCAAATGGTAGGACAGGTAATATGGTGTATTGCTCATACTTTATGGATTGGTAGTAGTTTTACAGTGATGACCTCTTTAATTTTAATCACATATCATTTATTTGCAATATGGCATGGTGATTATCGCCTTGAAAAACTTTATGGAGAACAATTTATTTATGCAAAACAGAGAACTTCAATAGTCCCGTTTCTAGCAATTTTAGATGGTCGTCAAACTTTGTTATTAAATGAATTCTTACGACCTGCTTATGTTGGAGTATTTGGATTTATACTCTTAATCTGGTTCTGTCATCTTCAATTATTTTAG
- the rpsJ gene encoding 30S ribosomal protein S10: MATLAQQKIRIRLKAFDRRLLDTSCEKIVDTANRTDATAVGPIPLPTKKRIYCVLRSPHVDKDSREHFETRTHRRIIDIYQPSSKTIDALMKLDLPAGVEIEVKL, from the coding sequence ATGGCCACTCTAGCACAACAAAAAATTCGTATCCGATTAAAAGCATTTGACCGTCGTTTATTAGATACCTCTTGCGAAAAAATTGTTGACACAGCTAATCGTACTGATGCAACAGCGGTAGGGCCTATTCCTCTACCGACTAAAAAACGAATCTATTGCGTCTTAAGATCACCTCATGTTGATAAAGACTCAAGAGAGCATTTTGAAACTAGAACTCATCGCCGCATTATTGATATCTATCAGCCTTCATCTAAAACTATTGATGCATTGATGAAATTAGATTTACCTGCAGGTGTAGAAATCGAAGTTAAACTTTAA
- the fusA gene encoding elongation factor G: MTRNIPLEKVRNIGIAAHIDAGKTTTTERILFYTGIAHKLGEVHEGTAIMDWMVQEQERGITITAAAISTNWSDHQVNIIDTPGHVDFTIEVERSMRVLDGVVAIFCAVGGVQPQSETVWRQANRYEVPRIVFINKMDRTGANFFKVHEQICDRLKANIIPIQIPIGNESDFCGIVDLIRMRAKVYQDDLGEKIEDIEIPSECLEKAKEYRTKLVEAVAEIDETLLEKYLECEELTETEIKEGLRKGTLARSIIPLLCGSAFKNKGIQLLLDAVVEYLPSPLDVPSIKGLLPNNIEGCRISSDEEPFSALVFKIASDPYGRLTFIRVYSGVLNKGNIIYNATKKQKERISRLIILKSNDRIEVDELRAGDLGAVIGLKKTTTGDTLCDENHPILLESLYIPEPVISVAIETQTKQELEKLSKALQSLSDEDPTFRVNIDPETNQTVIAGMGELHLEILVDRMLREYKIEASIGQPQVAYRETILKLGKAEEEYIRENVGKNHYAHVLIQIEPSKKGSGLEFVSAIIDGIIPKEFITSVEKGIRETCDSGIIAGYPVTDIKVTLLGGSFHEIDSSDIAFKIAGSISIRNAVMKSSPILLEPMMKIDVEIPNDFLGDIVGDLNARRGQINGMITEDDLTKVSANVPLAEMFGYATDMRSKTQGRGVFSMEFNHYVEVPHKIAKAIIMQNTGNTYDSEDYQ; the protein is encoded by the coding sequence TTGACACGTAATATCCCACTAGAAAAGGTACGAAATATTGGAATTGCCGCGCACATAGATGCTGGTAAAACTACAACAACTGAACGTATCCTTTTCTATACAGGAATCGCACACAAATTAGGTGAAGTTCATGAAGGTACTGCTATTATGGACTGGATGGTCCAAGAGCAAGAAAGAGGTATAACAATTACAGCTGCTGCTATTAGTACCAATTGGTCAGATCATCAAGTTAACATCATAGATACTCCAGGACATGTGGATTTCACAATTGAAGTTGAACGTTCTATGAGAGTACTAGATGGAGTGGTAGCGATATTTTGTGCTGTGGGAGGTGTTCAACCACAATCTGAGACTGTTTGGAGACAAGCTAATCGTTATGAAGTTCCTCGTATAGTGTTCATTAATAAAATGGATCGTACTGGAGCTAATTTCTTCAAAGTTCATGAGCAAATATGTGATCGCCTAAAAGCTAATATCATTCCAATCCAAATACCTATTGGTAATGAAAGTGATTTTTGCGGCATTGTTGATCTAATAAGAATGAGGGCTAAAGTCTATCAAGATGATCTAGGAGAAAAGATCGAAGATATTGAAATTCCTTCTGAATGCTTAGAAAAAGCTAAAGAATATCGTACTAAATTAGTTGAAGCAGTTGCTGAAATTGATGAAACTTTACTAGAAAAATACTTAGAATGTGAAGAATTAACAGAGACTGAGATTAAAGAAGGTTTAAGGAAAGGTACTCTAGCACGATCTATCATACCTTTACTATGTGGTTCGGCCTTTAAAAATAAAGGCATTCAGTTATTATTAGACGCTGTTGTAGAATACTTACCTTCTCCTCTTGATGTTCCTTCAATTAAAGGATTATTGCCCAATAACATAGAGGGTTGTCGTATAAGTTCTGATGAAGAACCATTTTCTGCTCTTGTTTTCAAAATTGCATCTGATCCTTATGGTCGTCTAACTTTTATACGTGTTTATTCTGGGGTATTAAACAAGGGAAACATTATTTATAATGCAACAAAAAAACAAAAAGAAAGAATTTCTCGCTTAATTATTCTTAAATCTAATGATCGTATTGAAGTAGATGAGTTGAGAGCAGGAGATCTGGGTGCAGTTATTGGCCTAAAGAAAACAACTACAGGTGACACACTGTGCGATGAGAATCATCCTATTCTACTAGAATCTTTGTATATTCCTGAGCCAGTAATTTCTGTAGCAATAGAAACTCAAACTAAACAAGAACTTGAAAAACTCTCTAAAGCTCTTCAATCTTTATCTGATGAAGATCCAACATTTCGAGTTAATATTGATCCTGAAACCAATCAAACTGTCATTGCAGGAATGGGAGAATTACATTTAGAAATTCTTGTAGATAGGATGTTGCGTGAATATAAAATCGAAGCAAGTATTGGACAGCCTCAAGTTGCTTATCGTGAAACTATCCTGAAGCTAGGCAAAGCAGAAGAAGAATATATTCGTGAAAATGTTGGTAAGAATCATTATGCTCATGTTTTAATTCAGATAGAGCCAAGTAAGAAAGGTAGTGGCCTTGAATTTGTTTCCGCAATTATTGATGGTATTATTCCAAAAGAGTTTATTACTTCGGTTGAGAAAGGTATTAGAGAAACTTGTGATTCAGGAATTATTGCTGGTTATCCAGTAACTGACATTAAAGTAACTTTGCTAGGTGGGTCATTTCATGAAATTGATTCATCAGATATAGCTTTTAAAATTGCTGGTTCAATATCTATTCGTAATGCGGTTATGAAGTCTTCTCCAATACTATTAGAACCTATGATGAAAATTGATGTAGAAATTCCTAATGATTTCTTAGGGGATATAGTTGGAGATCTTAATGCTCGTCGGGGTCAAATCAATGGAATGATCACCGAAGATGATCTTACAAAAGTATCTGCAAATGTTCCTCTAGCAGAAATGTTTGGTTATGCAACTGACATGAGATCAAAAACACAAGGTCGAGGAGTCTTCTCAATGGAATTTAATCATTATGTAGAAGTCCCTCATAAAATCGCTAAAGCGATAATTATGCAAAATACAGGGAACACTTATGACAGTGAAGATTATCAATAA
- the moeB gene encoding molybdopterin-synthase adenylyltransferase MoeB: protein MINPNLETVTLDKEEIERYSRHIILPEVGLEGQKKLKAASVVCIGTGGLGSPLLLYLAAAGIGHIGIVDFDVVDSSNLQRQIIHSTSWVGKLKIESAKNRILEINPTCQVDLYKNRLSSENAIEILKPYDVVVDGTDNFPTRYLINDACVLLNKPNVYGSIFRFEGQATVFNYKGGPNYRDLFPEPPPPGMVPSCAEGGVLGVLPGIIGTIQATETIKIILGSNNTLSGRLLLYNAWDMTFRELRLRRNPNLPAIDKLIDYEEFCSIPHGSIVKPKDNTMIPEITVQDLKKLMDLESGSFVLIDVRNINEYEIAYISGSVLIPLTSIEDGTKIPQIKNLIKNKRLIVHCKMGGRSIKALKTLEKFDIIGTNLKGGINAWSQEVDTSIPQY from the coding sequence ATGATAAATCCTAATTTAGAAACAGTTACACTCGACAAAGAAGAAATTGAAAGATATTCACGTCATATTATCCTCCCAGAAGTTGGACTAGAAGGTCAGAAAAAATTAAAAGCTGCTAGTGTTGTCTGTATTGGAACTGGTGGTTTAGGTTCTCCTTTATTGCTTTACCTGGCTGCTGCTGGAATAGGACATATTGGTATTGTTGACTTTGATGTTGTTGACAGTTCTAATTTACAACGTCAAATAATACATAGTACTTCATGGGTTGGTAAACTAAAAATAGAATCCGCAAAGAATAGGATCCTAGAAATAAATCCTACATGTCAAGTTGATTTATATAAAAATCGTCTTTCTTCTGAAAATGCTATTGAAATTTTGAAACCTTATGATGTAGTTGTAGATGGAACAGATAATTTTCCTACACGATATTTAATAAATGATGCTTGTGTTTTGTTAAATAAGCCTAATGTTTACGGTTCAATTTTCAGATTTGAAGGACAAGCAACAGTTTTTAATTACAAAGGAGGCCCTAATTATAGAGATCTATTTCCAGAGCCTCCACCACCAGGAATGGTTCCATCTTGTGCTGAAGGAGGTGTTTTAGGAGTATTACCCGGTATTATTGGAACAATTCAAGCTACGGAAACTATTAAAATCATATTAGGTTCTAATAATACTTTGAGTGGACGTTTGCTTTTATACAATGCTTGGGATATGACTTTTAGGGAGTTGAGGTTAAGACGTAATCCTAATCTCCCTGCTATAGATAAGTTGATCGATTATGAGGAATTTTGTAGCATTCCTCATGGCTCAATAGTTAAGCCTAAAGATAACACTATGATTCCTGAAATAACAGTTCAAGATCTTAAAAAATTAATGGACTTAGAATCAGGTTCTTTTGTATTAATTGATGTTAGAAATATTAATGAATACGAAATTGCATATATTAGTGGCTCAGTTTTAATACCATTAACGAGTATAGAAGATGGTACAAAAATTCCACAAATTAAAAATTTAATAAAGAATAAACGCTTAATTGTTCACTGTAAGATGGGAGGACGATCAATAAAAGCTCTAAAGACTTTAGAAAAATTTGATATCATAGGAACTAATCTTAAAGGAGGCATTAATGCTTGGAGTCAAGAAGTTGATACTAGTATTCCTCAATATTAA
- the rpsL gene encoding 30S ribosomal protein S12 produces MPTIQQLIRSERSKAKKKTKSPALKQCPQRRGVCTRVYTTTPKKPNSALRKVARVRLTSGFEVTAYIPGIGHNLQEHSVVLIRGGRVKDLPGVRYHIIRGTLDAQGVKDRKQGRSKYGAKRPKD; encoded by the coding sequence ATGCCTACTATTCAGCAGTTAATTCGGAGTGAACGCTCCAAAGCAAAAAAGAAAACCAAGTCTCCAGCTCTTAAACAATGTCCTCAGCGCCGAGGAGTTTGCACTAGAGTCTATACTACTACTCCTAAAAAGCCAAACTCTGCTTTGAGAAAAGTAGCCAGAGTCCGTCTGACTTCAGGGTTTGAAGTGACAGCTTACATACCAGGTATTGGGCATAACCTACAAGAACATTCTGTTGTATTGATTCGCGGAGGTCGGGTTAAAGATTTACCTGGTGTTCGTTATCATATCATCCGCGGAACCTTGGATGCTCAAGGAGTAAAAGATAGGAAACAAGGACGCTCTAAATATGGGGCTAAACGTCCCAAAGATTAG
- a CDS encoding 6-pyruvoyl-tetrahydropterin synthase-related protein yields MILNNISKFVNQLIHRNRISFKIIVLYGVIALSLMAPMASSTIIPSINDTPSHISYIVQARDAINEGQFPLRIAPLEDNGWRYPGFQFYSQLPYFIGGWFYKLLTPNNPYDAYKLVIIISLTMGGLYVYFLSLKLTRSRIASILSGVAYMSAPYFLNNIHARGAFTETVAQGILPIVIYYALECYLTRKKRYFVLSALSWFCLSITHIITFIYGTIFIFFLLVIVITQTRKTKFSFPSLVSLLKAYILGWLLGLYFLAPIILVSPYLSIRKQIKAINPFGTNTYTPIANLFSPVSLPAEPSENGLAATYGLHPAIGWIFLIAFGIVIYYRYFTPFNPPKLKLIRPYIDGLLCVFLLALFLTWSPINIWNILPRQLWVTQFTFRFITHIMWAGALLTAYAIVLIFRERLDRRHLIIGILLIILFGRSWIPAPRGTLTVNKLVEEPLFKYSGSLDYLYRAPVKTIYGKNELPLLHPEWIPGYSTWNTFVNHPLILDAELRYPIWDEKENPIIFLEAEISPINIEQPIILEAYIDGRKISSVFLNSPKLNWQIPLPKISPSSKDFGLKFVLNDVAENKQLPNIRVNRFFLEGMSPEKTIIPVSETQQYCKQEGINTVCELVVGEEAQIAQLPVLYYPNMFKLWVDNKPFKESFPVHYRDYSLVGLKLKTGSHIIKTTFNGLVWANWISGLTWLILAIYIITPLYKDLKKESLKSRNNSYSKKLGKD; encoded by the coding sequence ATGATTCTAAACAATATATCTAAATTTGTAAATCAATTAATACACAGAAATCGTATAAGTTTTAAAATTATAGTTTTATATGGTGTTATTGCGCTTTCATTGATGGCACCAATGGCTTCATCAACAATAATTCCTTCTATTAATGATACTCCTTCCCATATAAGCTATATAGTACAGGCACGAGATGCTATCAACGAGGGGCAATTTCCTCTTCGTATAGCTCCTTTAGAAGATAATGGTTGGAGATATCCAGGATTTCAATTTTATAGTCAACTACCTTATTTTATAGGTGGGTGGTTTTATAAATTACTTACTCCTAATAATCCTTATGATGCATATAAGTTGGTTATTATAATATCTCTTACTATGGGAGGATTATATGTTTATTTCCTAAGTCTTAAACTTACCAGATCTCGTATAGCATCTATTTTGAGTGGAGTTGCCTATATGTCAGCTCCCTATTTTTTAAATAATATCCATGCGAGGGGAGCTTTTACTGAAACAGTTGCCCAAGGGATTCTCCCTATTGTTATTTACTATGCTCTCGAGTGCTACTTAACTAGAAAAAAACGCTACTTCGTTTTAAGTGCATTGAGCTGGTTTTGCTTAAGTATTACTCATATAATAACTTTTATTTACGGAACAATTTTTATTTTTTTTCTGCTTGTAATTGTTATTACTCAAACAAGGAAAACTAAATTTAGTTTTCCTTCTCTTGTAAGTTTACTAAAAGCTTATATTTTAGGATGGTTGTTAGGACTATATTTTCTTGCTCCTATTATTTTAGTTTCTCCTTATCTTTCCATTCGTAAGCAGATTAAGGCAATTAATCCTTTTGGGACTAATACTTACACACCTATAGCTAATTTATTTTCTCCTGTATCTCTACCAGCTGAACCATCAGAAAATGGTTTGGCAGCTACTTATGGGCTTCATCCAGCTATTGGTTGGATATTTCTAATTGCTTTTGGCATTGTAATATACTATAGATATTTTACTCCCTTCAATCCACCTAAATTAAAACTTATTCGTCCTTATATTGATGGATTACTATGTGTATTTCTTCTTGCTTTATTTTTAACTTGGAGTCCTATTAATATCTGGAATATTCTACCACGTCAGTTATGGGTAACCCAATTTACATTTCGTTTCATTACCCATATTATGTGGGCAGGAGCATTGTTAACAGCATATGCGATTGTTCTTATTTTTCGTGAAAGACTTGATCGTCGCCATTTAATTATTGGAATATTACTAATTATCTTATTTGGACGTTCATGGATCCCTGCCCCAAGAGGAACTCTAACTGTCAATAAGTTGGTAGAGGAACCGTTGTTCAAGTATTCCGGATCCTTGGATTACTTATATCGTGCTCCTGTAAAAACTATTTACGGTAAAAATGAATTGCCTTTATTACATCCGGAATGGATTCCTGGATATAGTACATGGAATACCTTTGTTAATCATCCTTTGATTCTTGATGCAGAGTTACGTTATCCAATATGGGATGAAAAAGAAAATCCTATAATCTTTTTAGAAGCAGAGATTTCTCCAATAAACATTGAACAACCCATTATTCTAGAAGCCTATATTGATGGTAGAAAGATAAGTTCTGTATTTCTTAATTCTCCTAAACTTAATTGGCAGATTCCTTTGCCTAAAATTTCACCATCTAGTAAAGATTTTGGGTTAAAGTTTGTGTTAAATGATGTTGCTGAAAATAAGCAGCTTCCCAACATTAGAGTTAATCGATTTTTCTTAGAAGGAATGTCTCCCGAGAAAACAATCATACCGGTTTCAGAAACACAACAATATTGTAAACAAGAAGGTATCAATACTGTTTGTGAACTTGTGGTTGGAGAAGAAGCTCAAATAGCTCAACTTCCTGTGCTTTATTATCCGAATATGTTTAAGCTATGGGTTGATAATAAACCCTTCAAAGAGTCTTTCCCAGTTCACTATCGAGATTATAGTCTAGTAGGTTTAAAACTTAAAACAGGAAGCCATATAATAAAAACTACTTTTAATGGCTTAGTTTGGGCCAATTGGATAAGTGGTCTAACTTGGCTTATTTTAGCTATCTACATTATTACACCTTTATATAAAGATTTGAAGAAAGAAAGCTTGAAGTCTCGAAATAATTCTTATTCCAAAAAATTAGGAAAGGATTAA
- a CDS encoding LysR family transcriptional regulator: MSDIPFTLDQLRILKAIAAEGSFKRAADTLYISQPAVSLQVQNLEKQLNIPLFDRGGRKAQLTEAGRLLLSYGEKIITLCRETCRAVEDLQNLNGGTLIIGASETTGTYLLPRMIGLFRQKYPDIVVQLQIHSTRRTAWGVNNGQVDLAIIGGDIPNELQDVLKVIPYIKDELALILPANHPLSKVKTIQKDDLYRLNFISLDSQSTIRRVIEKNLNCCGINTKRLNIEMELNSIEAVKNAVQAGLGAAFVSITAIEKELKTKEIYVANIEKIKVKRTLSVIVNPNRYRSKASETFIKEILPRFSSYYEKSTLEYFSIPSSYIEEVSENINSV; the protein is encoded by the coding sequence ATGTCAGACATTCCTTTCACTTTAGACCAATTGCGTATTCTCAAGGCAATAGCTGCTGAGGGGAGTTTTAAACGAGCAGCTGACACACTTTATATCTCTCAGCCTGCAGTTAGCCTTCAGGTACAAAATTTAGAAAAACAATTAAATATACCATTATTTGATCGTGGAGGTCGCAAAGCACAATTAACAGAAGCTGGACGTTTACTATTGTCATATGGGGAAAAAATTATTACTCTTTGTAGAGAGACTTGTCGCGCAGTTGAAGATCTACAAAATCTTAACGGAGGGACTTTAATTATAGGAGCTTCGGAAACAACTGGAACTTACTTATTACCTAGAATGATTGGATTATTTAGACAAAAATATCCTGATATAGTGGTTCAGTTACAAATACATTCAACCAGAAGAACAGCCTGGGGAGTTAATAATGGACAAGTTGATCTAGCTATTATTGGAGGAGATATTCCCAATGAATTACAAGATGTATTGAAAGTAATTCCTTATATCAAAGACGAATTAGCACTTATACTACCAGCGAACCATCCTTTATCAAAAGTTAAAACAATTCAAAAAGATGACTTATATCGTCTAAATTTTATTAGCTTAGATTCCCAGTCTACTATTAGAAGAGTAATTGAAAAAAACTTAAATTGTTGCGGTATTAATACAAAGCGTCTCAATATAGAAATGGAACTAAATTCGATAGAAGCTGTTAAAAATGCAGTTCAGGCAGGTTTAGGCGCAGCTTTTGTTTCAATTACTGCAATTGAAAAAGAACTAAAGACAAAAGAAATCTATGTGGCTAATATTGAAAAAATAAAAGTTAAGAGAACACTGTCAGTTATAGTAAATCCTAATCGTTATCGTTCAAAGGCTTCAGAAACATTTATCAAAGAAATATTACCAAGATTTTCGAGCTATTATGAAAAATCAACTTTAGAATATTTTTCGATACCATCTAGTTATATAGAAGAAGTTAGCGAAAATATTAATTCGGTTTAA
- a CDS encoding WecB/TagA/CpsF family glycosyltransferase — MPSSLKSFPIVGLPVHLSTDYAGWLIQSLKEHQGIHVVTLNAEMAMMTKQNSILAKIIKSSQLVIPDGAGITLSLKLNGIDQKRCPGIQLAEVLIQILSNEKDRHPIAFYGGKPGVAKKSAEKWLKKLPKADILTNHGYLSSKEEEDWKNILFTRQPKLILVGLGVPSQEQWIYKNRDLCPESIWMGIGGSFDIWSENKSRAPLWLQNNNLEWLYRLYQEPWRWKRMLTIPKFFLEIFLNQ; from the coding sequence ATGCCATCATCTCTAAAATCTTTCCCAATTGTTGGTTTGCCTGTTCATTTGTCTACTGATTATGCTGGATGGTTGATACAGAGTCTAAAAGAGCATCAAGGAATACATGTTGTTACTCTTAATGCTGAAATGGCGATGATGACGAAGCAGAATAGTATACTTGCAAAAATTATTAAAAGTTCGCAGTTGGTTATTCCTGATGGTGCAGGAATAACTTTATCTTTAAAACTTAATGGAATAGATCAAAAGCGTTGTCCAGGTATTCAACTAGCGGAAGTTTTAATTCAAATATTAAGTAATGAAAAAGATAGACATCCAATTGCATTCTATGGTGGAAAACCTGGAGTAGCTAAAAAATCAGCAGAAAAATGGCTAAAAAAATTACCAAAAGCTGATATTCTAACCAACCATGGATATTTATCTTCTAAAGAAGAAGAGGATTGGAAAAATATATTGTTTACAAGACAACCTAAATTGATCTTGGTTGGGCTAGGAGTACCTAGTCAAGAACAATGGATTTATAAAAATAGAGATCTATGTCCTGAATCTATCTGGATGGGGATTGGGGGAAGCTTTGATATATGGTCAGAAAATAAATCGCGTGCTCCTCTATGGTTACAGAATAATAATTTAGAATGGTTATACAGACTTTATCAGGAACCTTGGCGTTGGAAACGCATGTTAACAATTCCTAAATTTTTTCTTGAAATATTCCTCAATCAATGA
- the tuf gene encoding elongation factor Tu, whose amino-acid sequence MAREKFQRTKPHVNIGTIGHVDHGKTTLTAAITMTLAASGNAKARNYEDIDAAPEEKARGITINTAHVEYETANRHYAHVDCPGHADYVKNMITGAAQMDGGILVVSAADGPMPQTREHILLAKQVGVPSLVVFLNKQDQVDDEELLELVELEVRELLSEYDFPGDDIPIVSGSALMAIEALKDNPQIQKGENPWTDKILALMDAVDASISEPEREIDKPFLMAVEDVFSISGRGTVATGRIERGKVKVGETVAIIGIRDTQSTTVTGVEMFQKTLDEGLAGDNVGLLLRGTKKDDIERGMVIAKTGSITPHTLFEGEVYVLTKEEGGRHTPFFKNYRPQFYVRTTDVTGTIQDYTADDGTAVEMVMPGDRIKMTVELISPIAIEQGMRFAIREGGRTIGAGVVSKIVQ is encoded by the coding sequence ATGGCAAGAGAGAAATTTCAACGAACAAAACCTCATGTTAATATTGGAACTATTGGTCATGTTGACCATGGTAAAACAACTTTGACAGCTGCTATAACAATGACTTTAGCTGCTAGTGGTAATGCTAAAGCTCGTAACTACGAAGATATTGATGCGGCACCAGAAGAAAAAGCTCGTGGTATTACTATTAATACTGCTCACGTTGAGTATGAGACAGCAAATCGTCACTATGCTCACGTTGATTGTCCTGGCCACGCTGATTATGTCAAAAATATGATCACTGGAGCAGCACAAATGGATGGTGGTATACTAGTTGTCTCTGCTGCTGATGGTCCCATGCCACAAACACGTGAGCATATTCTATTAGCCAAACAAGTAGGAGTTCCAAGCTTAGTAGTCTTTTTAAATAAACAAGATCAAGTTGATGATGAAGAACTTCTCGAACTTGTTGAGCTAGAGGTCAGAGAATTATTAAGCGAATATGATTTTCCGGGGGATGATATTCCTATAGTATCTGGATCAGCTTTAATGGCAATTGAAGCACTGAAAGACAACCCTCAAATTCAAAAAGGTGAGAATCCTTGGACAGATAAGATCTTGGCACTGATGGATGCTGTAGATGCTAGTATCTCTGAACCAGAAAGGGAAATAGACAAACCATTTTTAATGGCAGTAGAAGACGTATTCTCAATTTCTGGTCGTGGAACCGTTGCTACTGGAAGAATTGAACGCGGTAAGGTCAAAGTAGGCGAAACTGTTGCTATTATAGGTATTAGAGATACACAGTCTACTACTGTTACAGGCGTAGAGATGTTCCAAAAAACTCTTGATGAAGGGTTAGCAGGAGATAACGTTGGTCTTCTTTTGAGAGGTACTAAAAAAGATGATATTGAACGAGGAATGGTAATAGCTAAAACTGGTTCTATTACTCCTCACACTTTATTTGAAGGGGAAGTATATGTTTTAACAAAAGAAGAAGGTGGACGTCATACACCCTTTTTCAAAAATTATCGCCCTCAGTTTTATGTACGTACTACTGACGTAACAGGAACTATTCAAGATTATACAGCTGATGATGGTACAGCTGTAGAAATGGTAATGCCTGGAGACCGTATTAAAATGACTGTTGAATTAATCAGTCCTATTGCTATTGAACAAGGAATGCGCTTTGCAATTCGTGAAGGAGGCCGCACAATCGGTGCGGGAGTCGTTTCTAAAATTGTTCAATAG
- a CDS encoding 2Fe-2S iron-sulfur cluster-binding protein has translation MSHHHTIRIHHRQVDDEYILEVPSDSYILHSAESQGYELPFSCRNGACTSCAVKILSGEIEQTEAIGLSHELREKGYALLCVSYPKSNLEVETQDEDEVYELQFGQYYGKRNVRLGLPIDDD, from the coding sequence ATGAGCCACCACCATACAATTCGCATACACCACCGTCAAGTAGATGATGAGTACATTCTTGAAGTTCCCAGTGACTCTTACATTTTGCACAGTGCAGAAAGCCAAGGATATGAGCTTCCATTTTCGTGCCGTAATGGAGCTTGTACTAGTTGTGCTGTAAAAATTCTATCAGGAGAAATTGAGCAAACAGAAGCAATAGGATTGTCTCATGAATTAAGAGAAAAAGGTTATGCACTTTTATGTGTAAGCTATCCCAAATCAAATCTAGAAGTAGAGACTCAGGATGAAGATGAGGTATATGAGTTACAATTTGGGCAATATTATGGGAAAAGAAATGTTAGACTGGGGCTTCCTATCGATGATGATTAA